The Plectropomus leopardus isolate mb unplaced genomic scaffold, YSFRI_Pleo_2.0 unplaced_scaffold3414, whole genome shotgun sequence genome includes the window tcgggtgtgtctgcagctcaggTGTATCAACAGTTGTAGCTGATGATAAAATATAACTCTGCTCTGGTGATTAAAGTGTTAAACTAATCTGTAAAAGGTGGAGACGACGATGCCTCGGACAACGAACACGAAGTGTTTCCTGACGACCTTCCGGCTGAGTTTGTCGGAGGACCAGACTTCATGTCAGCAGgtacacacactcctgcagggCTGTGATTACATTCAGCTCAATATAAAGATATCAGTATATAAATCTAATCAATACTGAATATTTTGCGTGTGCAGACGCTGAGAGAGACGAGCTGAGTTATGAAGATCTGGTGAAGCTGCGTGTGGTGAGACATCGATGCGTCCACTCACACTTCTGTTATTTAAGTCTGGAGGATCACATCATCgtttacagttttgcaaaacaatTAGTTCTTTTCTTTAGTTTGATATTTTCTTGCTGCTACATGACAAAGTTAATTGTtgttgtcaaaatgaaaaacttttcctgctttaaaaaaatacttttcatgttttaatcatttttcctCATAACTATTATTCTGTTATTATTACTTATAACAAGAAAAGGTTTTCTAACAATGAGATATGTTGACtttgtgtaataataatactgtttGAATAATTATAGTATTTATTAACTAAAGCTTTCATCAGGAAAATGATTCAGTTGTGTACTGTAGCTTCTGTGCGGGATAATACGTTATTTATCGTTAATAATATTCACTGATATAAATGTTGATATGTTGTTTTATAACAGGATGTTCATTGTAAAAACAGCAGataatttaaagcaaaaatgacaaatgatcAATagctatgattaaaaaaatcaaataaataattaaaaatgtatttttaaatatctgataAATAATGCTGGGATGATGTTAAccctttgtgtgtctgtgtgttcaggaGCAGCTGGTGGTGAACAGTCGAGGTTACACTCAGGAGACGGCTCTGTCTCGAAGAGTCAAAGACTGGGAGGACAAGGTCCGaccggagctgctgctgcaggtgaaACACGCGGCTTCATCTCCGCCCGTCAGCTGTAAACatcctgctgttgtttttgtgtcacgtcctgtttgtctttcaggAGGAGCGTGCCGTGTTTGACATCCACGATTACGGCGACCGGATCGTCGGTGCGTTGAACGGCGTCGGTCAGCGCAGATCGTTCTCCTCCATCGTCGCCGGTTTGGATAACTTTGAAGCCTGCAAATATCTGCTGGCCTCACTGCAGctggtgaacacacacacacacacacacacacactcacacacacacacacacacacacacacacacacacacacacactcatattcaCTGAATACGATACAAAGAAACAGGGTCGACTGAAATCGTTTTTTCATACCGAtaattagtagttaatgagaccaataaccgatatttggaaccaatatgcgtTTACTATAAAAATCagtctttctgtcaatatttagaatataacaaactccaacacaaaactttgtttaaatgcttttagaaaATGTTCATTCAAAAGTGAAATCTTTTACATCATATAcatcaactttttttataaagtcaaatgaaactttaaattaaaaatgaataaatgaaattatctccctgaggttttacaaagtcaaaGTTCCCCCCATGCTGATTGAATTTCTTTGCACTTTGTAGTGAATTAAT containing:
- the LOC121938806 gene encoding condensin-2 complex subunit H2-like gives rise to the protein GDDDASDNEHEVFPDDLPAEFVGGPDFMSADAERDELSYEDLVKLRVEQLVVNSRGYTQETALSRRVKDWEDKVRPELLLQEERAVFDIHDYGDRIVGALNGVGQRRSFSSIVAGLDNFEACKYLLASLQLANDYTVEVDSVVGLEDGLEDSLDTMGLTLLSTHRATDRFKTMTAST